A genome region from Sphingobium sp. CR2-8 includes the following:
- the yidC gene encoding membrane protein insertase YidC, whose translation MDDKKNIILAVLLTAAILFGWPYVSHYFFPAANPPATKIEGGKQTPVANPNADPAADSIGAIRDRAIVLKESPRVPIRTPKLTGSINLKGARIDDIVLPTYRETIAKDSPAVRLYSPSGTQDAYFAGFGWQGEGLKTPNKDTLWTAQGSELTPTSPVTLTWNNGAGQLFEIRLSVDQNYMISAAQKVSNSGTGAVAVKPYSYISRNGIPKDPDTWTIHVGPMGVFNGAANYDVNYKDLDKGPSTQSFQSKGGWIGFTDKYWLSALVPGTDADFAGQFRKGAGTQYQADAALGSTMLAPGKAATQTIRLYVGAKEVKTLQAYERDGVKLFDRAIDWGWFYWFEQPIFALLHWLFETLGNFGVAIICLTFVVRALMFPVAQRQFASMAAMRAVQPKMKALQEKYKDDKPRLQQEMMALYKTEKVNPLAGCLPIFIQIPIFFALYKVLMLTIEMRHQPFVLWIKDLSAPDPLHILNLFGLLPFTPPSFLAIGVLALLLGISMYFQFKLNPAQMDPMQQQIFSIMPWMMMFIMAPFAAGLLVYWITNNCLSMAQQWWLYRRHPVLSTATATK comes from the coding sequence GTGGACGACAAGAAGAATATCATTCTGGCGGTGTTGCTGACCGCGGCGATCCTGTTCGGCTGGCCCTATGTCTCGCATTATTTCTTTCCGGCGGCCAATCCGCCCGCGACTAAGATCGAAGGCGGAAAACAAACGCCCGTCGCCAATCCCAACGCCGATCCGGCAGCGGACAGCATCGGCGCGATTCGCGACCGCGCCATCGTGCTCAAGGAAAGCCCGCGTGTGCCGATCCGCACGCCTAAACTCACCGGATCGATCAACCTGAAGGGCGCGCGCATCGACGATATCGTGCTGCCGACCTATCGCGAAACGATCGCCAAGGATTCGCCCGCCGTCCGCCTCTACAGCCCCAGCGGCACGCAGGACGCTTATTTCGCAGGCTTCGGCTGGCAGGGCGAGGGTCTGAAGACCCCGAACAAGGATACGCTCTGGACCGCGCAGGGCAGCGAACTGACGCCGACCAGCCCGGTGACGCTGACCTGGAATAACGGCGCGGGGCAGCTGTTCGAAATCCGCCTGAGCGTTGATCAGAATTACATGATTTCCGCCGCGCAGAAGGTGTCGAACAGCGGCACGGGCGCAGTGGCGGTCAAGCCCTACAGCTATATCAGCCGCAACGGCATACCCAAGGACCCCGACACCTGGACCATCCATGTGGGGCCAATGGGCGTTTTCAACGGCGCAGCCAATTACGACGTCAACTACAAGGATCTGGACAAGGGGCCGTCGACCCAGAGCTTCCAGTCCAAGGGCGGCTGGATCGGCTTTACCGACAAATATTGGCTCTCCGCGCTGGTGCCCGGAACCGACGCCGATTTCGCGGGTCAGTTCCGCAAGGGCGCCGGTACGCAATATCAGGCGGACGCGGCGCTGGGTTCGACCATGCTCGCGCCCGGCAAGGCCGCGACGCAGACCATCCGCCTCTATGTCGGCGCGAAGGAAGTGAAGACGCTCCAGGCCTATGAGCGCGACGGCGTGAAGCTGTTCGACCGCGCGATCGACTGGGGCTGGTTCTACTGGTTCGAACAGCCGATCTTCGCGCTGCTCCACTGGCTGTTCGAAACGCTCGGCAATTTCGGTGTGGCCATCATCTGCCTGACCTTCGTGGTCCGCGCGCTGATGTTCCCCGTCGCCCAGCGCCAGTTCGCCAGCATGGCGGCGATGCGCGCGGTGCAGCCCAAGATGAAGGCGCTGCAAGAGAAGTATAAGGACGACAAGCCACGCCTCCAGCAGGAGATGATGGCGCTCTACAAGACGGAAAAGGTCAATCCGCTGGCGGGCTGCCTGCCCATCTTCATCCAGATCCCGATCTTCTTCGCACTCTACAAGGTGCTGATGCTGACGATCGAAATGCGCCACCAGCCCTTCGTGCTGTGGATCAAGGATCTGTCCGCGCCCGACCCGCTGCATATCCTGAACCTGTTCGGCCTGCTGCCCTTCACCCCGCCGTCCTTCCTGGCGATCGGTGTGCTGGCGCTGCTGCTGGGCATCAGCATGTATTTCCAGTTCAAGCTGAACCCCGCACAGATGGACCCGATGCAGCAGCAGATTTTTTCGATCATGCCGTGGATGATGATGTTCATCATGGCGCCGTTCGCGGCGGGCCTGCTGGTCTACTGGATCACCAACAACTGCCTGTCGATGGCGCAGCAATGGTGGCTGTATCGCCGCCATCCGGTGCTGAGCACCGCAACGGCGACGAAGTAA
- the yidD gene encoding membrane protein insertion efficiency factor YidD yields MIARLLILIARFWQIGPSRILPPTCRYSPSCSEYAIVAIGKYGAIKGSWLGFKRLMRCHPWGGSGYDPVP; encoded by the coding sequence GTGATTGCCCGGCTGCTTATCCTGATCGCGCGCTTCTGGCAGATCGGCCCTTCGCGCATCCTGCCCCCCACTTGCCGCTACTCCCCGTCCTGCTCGGAATATGCAATTGTCGCGATCGGCAAATATGGCGCGATCAAGGGTAGCTGGTTGGGGTTCAAGCGGCTAATGCGATGCCACCCATGGGGCGGGTCGGGCTACGACCCGGTCCCCTGA
- the rpmH gene encoding 50S ribosomal protein L34 has product MKRTFQPSNLVRKRRHGFRARMATPGGRNVIRARRSRGRKSLSA; this is encoded by the coding sequence ATGAAGCGCACTTTTCAGCCGAGCAATCTGGTTCGGAAGCGCCGTCACGGTTTTCGCGCTCGCATGGCGACCCCCGGTGGCCGCAATGTGATTCGCGCCCGCCGTTCGCGCGGTCGCAAGAGCCTGAGCGCCTGA
- a CDS encoding DsbA family protein, with the protein MTAQTRPSFRAALSNRTIQMTLGAFALLAAAAGTAFAVQAPASVNATDKAAIEKIVHDYILEHPEIIPQAVEKLQAKRMSGTIDASRSALETPYAGAWEGAANADVTVVEFFDYACGYCRASLPDLAKLVAGDAKVKVVYRELPILSEQSGEAAKVSLLAAEHGQYMAYHKALYGAGKVTHDTIVAAAAKAGISKSEAESAIASTKYDAEIQSNIALAQKLQASGTPTFVIGGQVLNGAVGYDALKAGVASARGK; encoded by the coding sequence ATGACAGCCCAGACCCGGCCCAGCTTTCGCGCGGCCCTTTCCAACAGGACGATCCAGATGACCCTTGGCGCCTTCGCCCTCCTAGCGGCCGCCGCCGGCACCGCGTTCGCGGTGCAGGCACCCGCCAGCGTCAATGCTACCGATAAAGCCGCGATCGAAAAGATCGTGCACGACTATATATTGGAGCATCCCGAAATCATCCCGCAGGCGGTGGAGAAGCTTCAGGCCAAGCGGATGTCGGGCACGATCGACGCCAGCCGCAGCGCATTGGAAACCCCTTATGCGGGTGCTTGGGAAGGCGCGGCCAATGCCGACGTCACCGTGGTCGAATTTTTCGACTATGCGTGCGGCTATTGCCGCGCCTCGTTGCCTGACCTGGCCAAGCTGGTCGCGGGCGACGCGAAGGTAAAGGTCGTCTATCGCGAACTGCCGATCCTGTCGGAACAGAGCGGCGAGGCGGCCAAGGTGTCGCTGCTGGCGGCCGAGCACGGGCAATATATGGCCTATCACAAGGCGCTGTACGGGGCGGGCAAGGTCACGCACGACACGATCGTGGCGGCGGCGGCCAAGGCCGGGATTAGCAAGTCGGAAGCCGAATCGGCGATCGCATCGACCAAATATGACGCCGAAATCCAGTCCAACATCGCGCTTGCCCAGAAATTGCAGGCCAGCGGCACCCCGACCTTCGTGATCGGCGGCCAGGTGCTGAACGGCGCGGTGGGTTATGACGCGCTCAAGGCAGGCGTGGCGAGCGCGCGGGGGAAATAA
- a CDS encoding M48 family metalloprotease: MRRSFQLCILALAALAFMARPAMAQQILRDAETEAFMADMSGPLVKAAGMDPRNVQVMVINDPEINAFVAGGQIVWVHSGLIAQADNVNQLQGVVAHELGHIEGGHIIRSGEGIKEATSVTLLSLVLGAAAIAAGGAEAGMGIMGLGQQAAMSKFLAFSRGQESSADLAGARYLSKAGLSGKGSLEFFKKLQNQEYRLAIPQDNSYGRTHPLSGERINVLREVYSVDPAWDRPVDKALEARFERIKAKLIGFVSEPTQTLRKYPETDQSLPAHYARAYAWHKSAYPQKALEEADALLAAAPHDPYFLELKGQILLESGRPKDAIAPLREAVKITSQPLISVLLSHALIATEDESNFAEAEQVLRLAVQRDRENPFAWYQLGVVYARRGDTPRAALATAERYAMMGQHPMALRSADAAMQGLPAGTVDYLRAQDIAMTSRAAIEQQRKKR, encoded by the coding sequence ATGCGGCGGTCTTTCCAACTCTGCATCCTGGCCCTCGCCGCGCTCGCTTTCATGGCGCGGCCCGCCATGGCGCAACAGATATTGCGCGACGCTGAAACCGAAGCCTTCATGGCCGACATGTCGGGGCCGCTGGTCAAGGCGGCGGGCATGGACCCGCGCAACGTCCAGGTGATGGTGATCAACGATCCGGAGATCAACGCCTTCGTCGCGGGCGGGCAGATCGTCTGGGTGCATAGCGGCCTGATCGCGCAGGCCGACAATGTGAACCAGTTGCAGGGCGTGGTCGCGCACGAACTGGGCCATATCGAGGGCGGCCATATCATCCGCTCGGGCGAAGGGATCAAGGAAGCGACCAGCGTCACGCTGCTCAGCCTGGTGCTGGGGGCGGCCGCCATCGCGGCAGGCGGCGCGGAAGCGGGCATGGGCATTATGGGTCTGGGCCAGCAGGCGGCGATGAGCAAGTTCCTGGCCTTTTCGCGCGGACAGGAAAGCTCCGCCGACCTGGCCGGCGCGCGCTATTTGTCGAAGGCGGGGCTAAGCGGCAAGGGCAGCCTGGAATTCTTCAAGAAGCTGCAAAATCAGGAATATCGCCTCGCGATCCCGCAGGACAATAGTTATGGGCGCACCCATCCGCTGTCGGGCGAGCGCATCAATGTGCTGCGCGAAGTCTATAGCGTCGATCCCGCCTGGGACCGGCCGGTGGACAAGGCGTTGGAGGCGCGGTTCGAACGGATCAAGGCCAAGCTGATCGGCTTCGTGTCCGAACCCACGCAAACGCTGCGCAAATATCCCGAGACCGACCAGTCGCTGCCCGCTCATTATGCGCGCGCCTATGCCTGGCATAAGAGCGCCTATCCGCAAAAGGCGCTGGAGGAAGCCGACGCCCTGCTCGCCGCCGCGCCGCACGACCCCTATTTTCTGGAATTGAAGGGGCAGATATTGCTGGAAAGCGGCCGCCCCAAGGACGCCATAGCGCCCCTGCGCGAAGCGGTGAAGATCACCAGCCAGCCGCTCATTTCCGTGCTGTTGTCCCACGCGCTGATCGCGACCGAGGATGAGAGCAATTTCGCCGAAGCCGAACAGGTGTTGCGCCTGGCCGTCCAGCGCGACCGGGAAAATCCCTTCGCCTGGTATCAGTTGGGCGTCGTATACGCGCGGCGCGGCGATACGCCGCGCGCCGCGTTGGCGACGGCGGAACGCTATGCGATGATGGGGCAGCATCCCATGGCGCTGCGCAGCGCGGACGCCGCGATGCAGGGATTGCCAGCCGGGACGGTTGACTATCTGCGGGCGCAGGATATCGCGATGACATCCCGCGCGGCGATCGAGCAGCAGCGCAAGAAAAGATAG
- a CDS encoding Rne/Rng family ribonuclease, with amino-acid sequence MLIDARHREETRVAVVKGNRIEEFDFESAEHKQLKGNIYLAKVTRVEPSLQAAFVDYGGNRHGFLAFSEIHPDYYQIPREDREALLREERAHAEEEAALRADFDDDDDHELDHDPIAPEGGVEYVEATHHHDDDEGGEEGEQPEGEGSNDGANGAPNGRRGGGRGRGRGGDDAADELRRKRMALRRRYKIQDVIKRRQVLLVQVVKEERGNKGAALTTYLSLAGRYCVLMPNTSHGGGISRKISNAADRKRLKSIIAEMALPSSMGCIVRTAGLQRTKPEIKRDFDYLARLWDEIREKTLSAAAPALIHNDSDLIKRAIRDIYNKDIEEVIVEGEHGYRAAKDFMRLLMPSHVRRVKQYADPVSLFQRASVEEQLAAMYNPVVQLKSGGYLVINPTEALVSIDINSGRSTREHGIEQTAVATNLEAAREIARQLRLRDMAGLVVIDFIDMEVNSNIRKVEKAMKEALRDDRARIQVGRISGFGLMEMSRQRLRTGVLEASTRQCPHCEGTGLVRTASSAGLGALRMLEEEAARGRGNLITLRASQEAAFYVLNNKRAELDEIEQRYGVRIEILPDGEVEGARMSVEASGPRPERVVSYAPLPEEDDDLDVIEEEEEEEVEEAEAEVESEREERSDRGERGDEDRDGGRRRRRRRRRRGGQREENRGEGGEEEAGDTADADAEGDAELDEEATSEAVDAPVEAAAGDDEEGGARRRGRRGRRGGRRRREGGEDATTVEADAGEAEQAEPVAEAAEPVVEAVVEDAPAEDAPKTRRRPRARKPKADAEPVAQAPVEPVAAAEPVEAVAEEAPAKPKRTRRKKADVAAEDAAPAAPSIADEATAEPVAEEAPAKPKRTRRKKVVAEADVEDAAPAAEPVAQDAAPQAPTPETADNNAGDEGEGDNGEPRRGWWQRTFGQ; translated from the coding sequence ATGCTGATCGATGCGCGCCACCGGGAAGAGACCCGGGTCGCGGTCGTCAAGGGTAACCGGATCGAGGAGTTCGACTTCGAGTCCGCAGAGCACAAGCAGCTCAAGGGCAATATTTACCTGGCCAAGGTCACCCGCGTGGAGCCATCGCTCCAGGCGGCGTTCGTGGATTATGGCGGCAACCGCCACGGCTTCCTGGCATTCAGCGAAATCCACCCCGATTACTACCAGATCCCGCGTGAGGACCGCGAAGCGCTGCTGCGCGAAGAGCGCGCCCATGCCGAGGAAGAGGCCGCGCTGCGCGCCGATTTCGACGATGACGACGATCATGAGCTGGACCACGACCCGATCGCGCCCGAGGGCGGCGTCGAATATGTCGAGGCGACCCATCATCATGACGATGACGAAGGCGGCGAAGAAGGCGAGCAGCCCGAAGGCGAAGGCAGCAACGACGGGGCCAATGGCGCGCCGAACGGCCGCCGTGGTGGCGGACGCGGTCGCGGCCGAGGTGGCGACGACGCCGCCGACGAACTGCGCCGCAAGCGCATGGCGCTGCGCCGTCGCTACAAGATCCAGGACGTCATCAAGCGCCGCCAGGTGCTGCTGGTTCAGGTCGTCAAGGAAGAACGCGGCAACAAGGGCGCGGCGCTGACCACCTATTTGTCGCTGGCCGGTCGCTATTGCGTACTGATGCCCAACACCAGCCATGGCGGCGGCATTTCGCGCAAGATCAGCAATGCGGCCGACCGCAAGCGGTTGAAGTCGATCATCGCCGAAATGGCGCTGCCCTCGTCCATGGGCTGCATCGTGCGCACCGCTGGCCTTCAGCGCACCAAGCCGGAGATCAAGCGCGACTTCGACTATCTGGCCCGCCTGTGGGACGAGATTCGCGAAAAGACGCTGAGCGCCGCCGCGCCCGCACTGATCCACAATGACAGCGACCTCATCAAGCGGGCGATCCGCGATATCTACAACAAGGATATTGAGGAAGTCATCGTCGAGGGCGAGCATGGCTATCGCGCGGCCAAGGATTTCATGCGCCTCCTGATGCCCAGCCATGTGCGCCGCGTGAAGCAATATGCCGACCCGGTATCGCTGTTCCAGCGCGCCAGCGTCGAAGAACAGCTGGCGGCCATGTATAATCCGGTCGTGCAGCTGAAATCAGGCGGCTATCTGGTCATCAACCCGACCGAAGCCTTGGTGTCGATCGACATCAACTCCGGCCGGTCGACCCGCGAACATGGGATCGAACAGACCGCCGTCGCCACCAACCTGGAAGCCGCGCGCGAAATCGCGCGTCAGTTGCGCCTGCGCGACATGGCGGGCCTGGTCGTGATTGACTTCATCGACATGGAGGTGAACTCCAACATCCGCAAGGTCGAGAAGGCGATGAAGGAAGCGCTGCGCGACGATCGCGCGCGCATCCAGGTCGGCCGCATCTCGGGCTTTGGCCTGATGGAAATGAGCCGCCAGCGCCTGCGCACCGGCGTGCTGGAAGCGTCCACCCGCCAGTGCCCGCATTGCGAAGGCACCGGCCTGGTCCGTACCGCATCGTCGGCGGGCCTGGGCGCGCTGCGCATGCTGGAAGAGGAAGCGGCGCGCGGTCGCGGCAACCTCATCACCCTGCGCGCCAGCCAGGAAGCGGCCTTCTACGTGCTGAACAACAAGCGCGCCGAACTGGACGAGATCGAGCAGCGCTATGGCGTGCGGATCGAAATCCTGCCCGATGGCGAAGTCGAAGGCGCGCGCATGTCGGTCGAGGCCAGCGGGCCGCGCCCCGAGCGTGTCGTGAGCTACGCGCCCCTGCCGGAAGAGGATGACGATCTGGACGTCATCGAGGAGGAAGAAGAGGAAGAGGTCGAGGAGGCCGAAGCCGAAGTCGAATCCGAGCGCGAAGAACGCAGCGATCGTGGCGAACGCGGGGACGAAGATCGCGACGGTGGTCGCCGTCGTCGTCGCCGCCGTCGCCGTCGTGGCGGACAGCGCGAGGAGAATCGCGGCGAAGGCGGCGAGGAAGAGGCTGGCGACACCGCCGATGCGGATGCCGAGGGTGATGCCGAATTGGACGAGGAAGCCACCAGCGAGGCGGTCGACGCGCCGGTGGAAGCCGCAGCCGGTGACGACGAGGAAGGCGGCGCCCGCCGTCGTGGTCGTCGTGGTCGTCGTGGTGGTCGTCGCCGTCGCGAGGGTGGCGAAGACGCCACGACGGTCGAAGCGGATGCTGGCGAAGCCGAGCAGGCCGAGCCCGTGGCTGAAGCCGCTGAACCGGTGGTCGAAGCCGTGGTCGAGGACGCGCCCGCCGAGGACGCGCCCAAGACCCGTCGTCGCCCCCGCGCTCGTAAGCCCAAGGCGGATGCCGAGCCGGTAGCGCAAGCGCCCGTCGAACCTGTCGCAGCCGCCGAGCCGGTCGAAGCCGTCGCCGAGGAAGCGCCCGCTAAGCCCAAGCGCACCCGTCGCAAGAAGGCGGATGTCGCTGCAGAGGACGCAGCGCCTGCCGCCCCGTCGATCGCCGACGAAGCGACGGCGGAACCCGTGGCCGAAGAGGCCCCGGCCAAGCCCAAGCGTACGCGCCGGAAGAAGGTTGTCGCCGAAGCCGACGTAGAGGACGCAGCACCCGCCGCCGAACCGGTAGCGCAGGACGCCGCGCCGCAAGCGCCCACTCCCGAAACCGCCGACAACAATGCCGGCGATGAGGGCGAAGGCGACAATGGCGAGCCGCGTCGTGGCTGGTGGCAGCGCACCTTCGGTCAGTAA
- a CDS encoding N-acetylmuramoyl-L-alanine amidase — MTFGWTADRNALHKRRMFQSLALAGTILMAVPGSAGGISGVDVQDDRVVVRFDDRIDGASAFLLDSPRRIALDIPGAQMSRGSFSPGNGAIAAVRQGQLSDGTARVVLDLSVPATLGNPQMAQDGKSLSFSLQGVSDARFRTELGKGRMRFDAPVDMAARPQKRLHSISVPIPAAARGVSLPPVEGAHDGARPLVVIDAGHGGHDPGAINRENGKREKDVTLAIAQAIRDQLVKSGRVRVALTRDDDKYLVLQERYGIARKLGADLFISVHADAAENTEAHGATVYTLSETASDREAARLAARENKVDIINGVNLGGQSGDVSSILIDLTQRESMNISANFARLLQREAAPYMSFRSAYHRFASLMVLKAPDTPSVLFETGYISNADDAAFLSSREGQGKIARGVARAIEVHFARKLAMRNGAVGG, encoded by the coding sequence ATGACATTTGGCTGGACGGCCGATCGGAACGCGTTGCACAAGCGGCGCATGTTCCAAAGCCTTGCCCTGGCAGGCACGATATTGATGGCGGTACCTGGCAGCGCCGGTGGTATTTCCGGCGTGGACGTGCAGGACGACCGGGTTGTCGTGCGCTTCGACGATCGCATCGACGGTGCGTCGGCATTCCTGCTGGATTCGCCCCGCCGTATCGCCCTCGACATCCCGGGCGCACAGATGAGCCGGGGCAGCTTTTCCCCCGGCAACGGCGCGATCGCCGCGGTGCGGCAGGGGCAATTGAGCGACGGCACGGCGCGCGTGGTGCTGGACCTGTCCGTACCCGCGACGCTCGGCAATCCGCAAATGGCGCAGGACGGCAAATCGCTTAGCTTCTCGCTCCAGGGCGTCAGCGACGCCCGCTTCCGCACCGAACTGGGCAAGGGGCGGATGCGGTTCGATGCGCCGGTCGACATGGCGGCGCGCCCGCAAAAGCGCCTCCATTCGATCAGCGTCCCGATACCGGCCGCCGCGCGCGGCGTGTCTTTGCCGCCGGTGGAGGGCGCGCATGACGGCGCGCGGCCCCTGGTGGTGATCGACGCAGGCCATGGCGGCCATGATCCCGGCGCGATCAACCGGGAAAATGGGAAGCGCGAAAAGGATGTGACGCTGGCCATCGCCCAGGCGATTCGCGACCAGCTGGTCAAATCCGGCCGGGTGCGCGTGGCGCTGACCCGCGACGACGACAAATATCTGGTGTTGCAGGAACGCTATGGCATCGCGCGCAAGCTGGGCGCGGACCTGTTCATATCCGTCCACGCGGACGCAGCGGAAAATACCGAAGCGCATGGCGCCACCGTCTATACGCTGTCGGAAACCGCGTCCGACCGGGAGGCCGCCCGTCTGGCGGCGCGCGAAAACAAGGTCGACATCATCAACGGCGTCAATCTGGGCGGCCAGTCGGGCGACGTGTCCTCGATCCTCATCGACCTGACGCAACGCGAATCGATGAACATCTCGGCCAATTTCGCCCGATTGCTCCAGCGCGAGGCCGCGCCCTATATGTCCTTCCGCAGCGCCTATCATCGCTTCGCCTCGCTGATGGTGCTGAAGGCGCCCGACACGCCGTCGGTATTGTTCGAAACCGGCTATATCAGCAATGCCGACGATGCGGCCTTCCTGTCGTCGCGCGAGGGGCAGGGGAAGATCGCCCGTGGCGTCGCCCGCGCGATCGAGGTGCATTTCGCCCGCAAGCTGGCGATGCGAAACGGCGCGGTGGGCGGCTAA
- a CDS encoding penicillin-binding protein 1A: MEEARSDTAPSSFAYRLRRDAGGFFSRLRPLWGRRFIRWVAIALGAVLLGLGLFWLIFARGLPDAATLLEYEPPLPTIVRDINGQPVHSYARERRVQLQYSDYPQQLIHAYLAAEDKTFFEHHGVDIPGFAGAVVDYASKLGSGQRARGGSTITQQVAKNLLIGDEYSPTRKVKEMILAYRMEGVLSKQQILELYLNQIFLGRNAYGVQAAARAYFDKDVADLQLHEMAYLAILPKGPANYRPESESGMARALDRRNWALSEMVKSGWITQAQRDAAAALPLGTVAAHGSSFDARAGGYYMEEVRRRLIGLFGEKAEDGPNSVYAGGLWVRSPYDAVVQDHVATALRNGLLRFDAGRGWSGPVGHLDIDKGWERELAASYIDVDYAQWRVAIIISRTSSDAQIGFADGSTGTLPAGSAQLPYRKTGGPAFSAMQPGDLIVVARNGSSWALRNIPSVSGGMVAQDVHSGRIRAMQGGFDSRLSSYNRATQAMRQPGSTIKPFVYAAALDNGMTPASIIVDGPLCVYQGAGLGQKCFRNFSGGSAGPQTMRWGVEQSRNLMTVRAASQTGMDRVVRTIKAMGIGDYKPYLSFALGAGETTVERMVNAYATLANQGRQFPSKVMDYVQDRRGKVIWPERWRPCDGCNMANWDGKPMPRFGMEGKQVMNPMTAYQVVHIAEGVVQRGTATVLADLKRPLFGKTGTTNGPTNVWFVGGSPDIVAGVYIGYDQPRSLGGWAQGGRIAAPIWKAAMAPVLETMPKTPFVAPAGIRMVAIDRRSGKRVYGAWPTSEPKAAVIWEAFKPESEPRRTIRKEEAEAQAKVAESRAASGQRRQRNDADFLEGQGGIY; encoded by the coding sequence ATGGAAGAGGCCCGTTCCGATACCGCCCCGTCGTCCTTCGCCTATCGCCTGCGCCGCGACGCGGGGGGCTTTTTCAGTCGGCTGCGTCCGCTCTGGGGCCGTCGGTTCATCCGTTGGGTCGCGATTGCGCTCGGCGCGGTGCTGCTTGGCCTCGGGCTGTTCTGGCTGATCTTCGCGCGGGGGCTGCCCGACGCCGCGACGCTGCTGGAATATGAACCGCCGCTGCCGACCATCGTGCGCGACATCAATGGCCAGCCGGTGCACAGCTATGCCCGCGAACGCCGCGTCCAGCTGCAATATAGCGATTATCCCCAGCAGTTGATCCACGCCTATCTGGCGGCGGAGGACAAGACGTTTTTCGAACATCATGGCGTCGACATCCCCGGCTTTGCCGGCGCGGTGGTCGATTATGCCAGCAAGCTGGGGTCGGGCCAGCGCGCGCGCGGCGGCTCCACCATCACCCAGCAGGTCGCCAAGAATCTGCTGATCGGCGACGAATATTCGCCCACGCGCAAGGTGAAGGAGATGATCCTGGCCTATCGCATGGAAGGCGTGCTGTCCAAGCAGCAGATCCTCGAACTCTACCTCAACCAGATATTCCTCGGCCGCAACGCCTATGGCGTCCAGGCCGCCGCGCGCGCCTATTTCGACAAGGATGTCGCCGATCTCCAGCTGCACGAAATGGCCTATCTCGCCATTCTGCCCAAGGGGCCGGCCAATTACCGCCCCGAAAGCGAGAGCGGCATGGCCCGCGCGCTCGACCGTCGCAACTGGGCGCTGAGCGAAATGGTCAAGAGCGGATGGATCACACAGGCGCAGCGGGATGCCGCCGCCGCCTTGCCACTGGGCACCGTCGCCGCGCATGGCTCCAGCTTCGATGCGCGCGCTGGTGGCTATTATATGGAGGAAGTGCGCCGCCGCCTGATCGGGCTGTTCGGCGAAAAGGCGGAGGACGGCCCCAACAGCGTCTATGCCGGCGGCCTGTGGGTTCGCAGCCCCTATGACGCGGTGGTGCAGGACCATGTCGCGACCGCGCTGCGCAACGGCCTGCTCCGCTTCGACGCCGGGCGCGGCTGGTCCGGGCCGGTCGGTCATCTCGATATCGACAAGGGCTGGGAACGCGAACTGGCGGCCAGCTATATCGACGTCGATTATGCGCAATGGCGCGTCGCGATCATCATCAGCCGCACATCGTCGGACGCGCAGATCGGCTTTGCCGACGGGTCGACCGGCACGCTGCCGGCAGGCTCCGCACAACTGCCCTATCGCAAGACAGGCGGCCCCGCCTTCTCCGCGATGCAGCCCGGCGACCTGATCGTCGTGGCGCGCAACGGATCGAGCTGGGCGCTGCGCAATATCCCCTCGGTGTCCGGCGGCATGGTCGCGCAGGATGTCCATTCGGGCCGCATCCGCGCAATGCAGGGCGGCTTCGATTCGCGCCTGTCCTCCTACAACCGCGCGACGCAGGCGATGCGCCAGCCCGGTTCGACCATCAAGCCGTTCGTCTATGCCGCCGCGCTCGACAATGGCATGACGCCTGCGTCGATCATCGTCGATGGCCCCTTGTGCGTCTATCAGGGCGCGGGCCTGGGCCAGAAATGCTTCCGCAACTTCTCGGGCGGCAGCGCGGGGCCGCAGACGATGCGCTGGGGCGTCGAACAGTCGCGCAACCTGATGACCGTGCGCGCCGCCAGCCAGACCGGCATGGATCGCGTCGTGCGCACGATCAAGGCGATGGGCATCGGCGACTATAAACCCTATCTCTCCTTCGCGCTGGGCGCGGGCGAGACGACGGTGGAACGGATGGTCAACGCCTATGCCACGCTCGCCAACCAGGGGCGCCAATTCCCGTCCAAGGTGATGGATTATGTCCAGGACCGGCGCGGCAAGGTGATCTGGCCCGAACGCTGGCGGCCGTGCGATGGCTGCAACATGGCGAACTGGGACGGCAAGCCGATGCCCCGCTTCGGCATGGAGGGTAAGCAGGTCATGAACCCCATGACCGCCTATCAGGTCGTCCATATCGCCGAAGGCGTCGTCCAGCGCGGCACCGCCACGGTGCTGGCCGACCTCAAACGACCGCTGTTCGGCAAGACCGGCACCACCAATGGCCCGACCAACGTCTGGTTCGTGGGCGGATCGCCCGACATCGTGGCGGGCGTCTATATCGGCTACGACCAGCCACGAAGCCTTGGCGGCTGGGCGCAGGGTGGCCGCATCGCCGCGCCGATCTGGAAAGCGGCGATGGCGCCGGTGCTGGAAACCATGCCCAAGACGCCCTTCGTCGCCCCGGCGGGTATCCGCATGGTCGCGATCGACCGACGGTCGGGCAAGCGCGTCTATGGCGCCTGGCCGACCAGCGAGCCGAAAGCCGCCGTGATCTGGGAAGCGTTCAAACCCGAATCCGAACCCCGCCGCACGATCCGCAAGGAAGAGGCGGAGGCGCAGGCCAAGGTCGCCGAAAGCCGCGCCGCGTCCGGCCAGCGCCGTCAGCGCAACGACGCCGATTTTCTGGAGGGGCAGGGCGGCATCTACTGA